In Rhizobium sp. NLR16a, the DNA window TCTCGACATCAATCTATCTCGCGCTGGCGATCCTGCTCCGGCAGGTGCTGGGCCTGATCGGCTGGTTCATTTTCCCGAGGAGAGCAGCACGATGATCACGTTCACGCTCTGGGACATTCTGCGCAACCTGCTGCTTGCCACCCGCTGGACGATCCTCCTTTCGCTCGTCTCGTTCGTCGGCGGCAGCCTGGTCGGCCTGGGCCTGCTGTTCCTGCGCATCAGCAGGTGCAAGGCCGGCCGGGCGTTTGCGAAATATTATATCGAGCTCTTCCAGGGTACGCCGCTGCTGATGCAGCTCTTCATCGCCTTTTTCGGTCTCGGCCTCTTCGGAATAGACGTGCCGGCCTGGCTTGCGGCGGGATTGGCGCTGATCCTATGGAGCGCCGCCTTTCTCACCGAGATCTGGCGGGGCTGCGTCGAAGCGGTTGCGAAGGGGCAATGGGAAGCCTCCGCCAGCCTCGGCATGGGCCGTCTGCAGCAGATGCGCTACGTCATTCTTCCACAGGCGCTGAGGATCGCCATACCGCCGACCGTCGGTTTCTCCGTTCAGATCATCAAGGGCACGGCGCTGACCTCGATCATCGGCTTCGTCGAATTGTCGAAGGCCGGCACCGTGGTCACCAACGCCACCTTCCAGCCCTTCACCGTCTATGGGCTCGTGGCGCTCATCTATTTCGCCCTTTGCTGGCCCTTGTCGAAAAGCAGCCAGATCCTGGAGAGAAAACTCAATGTCGCTCATCGAAATCACTGACGTCCGCAAGAGCTACGGATCCAACGAGGTGCTGAAAGGCATCAATCTGAATGTCGAGCCTGGCGAGGTCATTGCCATTATCGGCAAGAGCGGCTCGGGCAAATCGACCCTGCTTCGCTGCATCAATGGCCTGGAGACCATCACCGACGGTTCCATCTCCGTGGCCGGCGCACAGCTTCTCGATGACGAAGTTCATCTGAAGGCGCTGCGTCTGAAGGTCGGCATGATCTTTCAGCAATTCAATCTTTTCCCGCATCTGACTGCCGGCGGCAACGTCATGCTGTCGCAGACGGTGGTCAAAAAGACACCCAAGGCCGAAGCGGAAGCGACCGCCCGCAGGATGCTGGAGCGGGTAGGTCTGGGCCACAGGTTCGATGCCTATCCGGACGAGCTCTCGGGCGGACAACAGCAGCGCGTCGCCATCGCCCGCGCGCTCGCCATGCAGCCGACCGCCCTTCTTTGCGACGAGATCACATCGGCGCTCGATCCGGAACTGGTCGCCGAAGTTCTGGCCGTCGTGCGCGAACTTGCCGCCGAGGGAATGACGCTGCTGATGGTCACGCACGAGATGCGGTTCGCCCGCGACGTCTGCAGCCGCGTCGTCTTCATGCATCAGGGCCGTGTCCATGAAGCCGGTCGGCCGGAGGATGTCTTCGCCGATCCGCAAACTGCCGAGCTCAGGCACTTTCTCGGTGTCAGCTAGTCAGTGGCTCAGCATCTCCTCGGCGATCTGTTTCCCATTCAGGCTCGATGGGTAATAGGTCGGCCAGTTGGTGACCTCGTTCAGTAGTGCGGCACGGTCGTTGC includes these proteins:
- a CDS encoding amino acid ABC transporter permease; translated protein: MITFTLWDILRNLLLATRWTILLSLVSFVGGSLVGLGLLFLRISRCKAGRAFAKYYIELFQGTPLLMQLFIAFFGLGLFGIDVPAWLAAGLALILWSAAFLTEIWRGCVEAVAKGQWEASASLGMGRLQQMRYVILPQALRIAIPPTVGFSVQIIKGTALTSIIGFVELSKAGTVVTNATFQPFTVYGLVALIYFALCWPLSKSSQILERKLNVAHRNH
- a CDS encoding amino acid ABC transporter ATP-binding protein gives rise to the protein MSLIEITDVRKSYGSNEVLKGINLNVEPGEVIAIIGKSGSGKSTLLRCINGLETITDGSISVAGAQLLDDEVHLKALRLKVGMIFQQFNLFPHLTAGGNVMLSQTVVKKTPKAEAEATARRMLERVGLGHRFDAYPDELSGGQQQRVAIARALAMQPTALLCDEITSALDPELVAEVLAVVRELAAEGMTLLMVTHEMRFARDVCSRVVFMHQGRVHEAGRPEDVFADPQTAELRHFLGVS